A single Kwoniella bestiolae CBS 10118 chromosome 8, complete sequence DNA region contains:
- a CDS encoding iron-sulfur clusters transporter ATM1, mitochondrial: protein MSFGSCSRYALPRSPLAWSAAGPSRNTSTSCFPKPLGRSSSLHTSATTPLPRSALRPSLRASIKTCVSCQPRSTSIVASFSTTTRRSVPPPSTTTGLPAKSSSKSTSTPALNPDASPKDVSNSAQDKTDWRIIVKLAENIWPKNNAKVKIRVIGALGLLVAGKVLNVQVPFFFKTIVDSLNVPITESSTVWVLAGASIAGYGAARILTTAFGELRNAVFASVSQSAIRKVARETFEHLLNMDMRFHLERQTGGLTRAIDRGTKGISFILSSIVFHVIPTALEISMVCGILSWKFGWDFAAVTAITMGLYTWFTVKTTAWRTQFRKQANSADNKGATVAVDSLINYEAVKAFNNEKFEVAQYNKTLKTYESASVKIATSLAMLNSGQNFIFSSALTMMMLLAAQGVVKGTMTVGDLVMVNQLVFQLSLPLNFLGTVYRELRQSLIDMEVMFNLQSLDSGIKDRPNTKPLALKGGEIKFENVNFGYHPERPIFKDLSFTIPSGHKVAIVGPSGCGKSTVFRLLFRFYDSQSGRILIDGQDIKDVSLESLRKSIGVVPQDTPLFHNDILHNIRYGNLSATDEEVYEAARKAHVEDTIQRLPDKYHTKVGERGLMISGGEKQRLAVARLLLKDPPILFFDEATSALDVYTETELMRNINNTLLGGGKTSVFIAHRLRTISDADLIIVLQEGKVAEQGSHEQLMNIDGGVYQRLWQAQLTESIQSKDEEKGEEREELEVIDKNKSNA, encoded by the exons ATGAGCTTCGGCTCCTGCAGTCGATATGCCCTGCCCCGATCACCGCTGGCCTGGTCAGCAGCTGGTCCATCGAGGAATACGTCGACGTCATGCTTTCCGAAACCCCTAGGAAGGTCATCGTCCTTACATACCTCAGCGACGACTCCACTACCACGCTCAGCACTGCGGCCATCTCTCAGAGCATCAATCAAAACTTGTGTAAGCTGTCAACCCAGATCGACCTCCATAGTAGCATCATTCTCcacaacaacaagaagatCAGTCCCACCTCCATCTACCACCACCGGCCTTCCGgccaaatcatcctccaaatccacttCAACTCCAGCGCTAAACCCCGATGCATCACCGAAAGACGTCTCTAACTCTGCACAGGACAAGACAGACTGGCGAATCATCGTGAAGCTAGCGGAGAATATCTGGCCGAAGAACAATGCGAAAGTGAAAATACGTGTGATAGGTGCCTTGGGGTTGTTGGTAGCTGGAAAGGTGTTGAATGTACAGGTACCGTTTTTCTTCAAAACTATAGTGGATAGTTTGAATGTGCCTATAACGGAGAGTAGTACGGTTTGGGTGTTGGCGGGTGCTTCCATTgctggat ACGGTGCCGCAAGGATCTTGACCACTGCTTTTGGGGAATTGAGAAACGCAGTGTTTGCTTCTGTCTCACAAAGTGCTATTAGGAAAGTAGCAAGGGAAACGTTCGAACACCTTTTGAATATGGACATGAGATTCCATTTGGAGAGACAGACTGGTGGTTTGACTAGAGCTATAGATAGGGGTACCAA AGGtatatcattcatcctctcctcaataGTCTTTCACGTCATTCCCACCGCCCTGGAAATCTCAATGGTATGCGGTATCCTCTCTTGGAAGTTCGGTTGGGACTTTGCAGCAGTCACAGCTATAACGATGGGTCTATACACGTGGTTCACAGTCAAGACGACAGCTTGGAGAACGCAATTTAGGAAACAGGCGAACTCGGCTGATAATAAGGGTGCGACTGTTGCTGTGGATAGTTTGATCAACTACGAAgctgtcaag GCGTTCAACAATGAGAAGTTCGAAGTTGCTCAATACAATAAAACGCTCAAAACGTATGAAAGCGCTTCAGTGAAGATTGCAACTTCCCTTGCGATGTTGAATTCGGGACAGAACTTTATTTTCTCAAGTGccttgacgatgatgatgttgcttGCTGCTCAGGGGGTGGTGAAAG GGACCATGACGGTTGGTGATCTAGTCATGGTCAACCAGCTGGTCTTTCAACTGTCCTTACCGCTCAACTTCCTCGGTACGGTGTATAGAGAATTAAGACAGAGTTTGATAGATATGGAAGTTATGTTTAATTTGCAGAGTTTAGATTCCggtatcaag GACAGACCCAATACCAAACCCCTCGCTCTCAAGGGCGGAGAGATCAAATTCGAAAATGTCAATTTCGGCTACCACCCCGAACGACCCATCTTCAAGGACCTGTcattcaccatcccctcAGGACACAAGGTAGCCATCGTTGGACCATCGGGATGCGGTAAATCCACCGTCTTCAGGTTGTTATTCAGATTCTACGATTCTCAATCCGGTCGAATCCTGATAGATGGGCAGGATATCAAGGACGTCTCATTAGAATCCCTACGAAAATCCATCGGGGTGGTTCCTCAGGATACCCCGCTGTTCCATAATGATATCCTGCATAATATCCGATATGGGAACCTCTCTGCGACGGACGAAGAAGTATATGAAGCTGCCAGAAAAGCACATGTGGAAGATACCATACAGAGATTACCGGATAAATACCATACGAAagtgggtgagagggggCTGATGATTTCGGGTGGGGAGAAACAGCGGTTAGCCGTTGCGAGGCTGCTGCTCAAGGACCCACCGATATTGTTCTTTGATGAGGCTACTAGTGCGCTAGATGTGTATACTGAGACGGAGTTGATGAGGAATATAAATAATACGTTGTTGGGTGGAGGGAAGACTAGTGTGTTCATTGCTCATAG ACTCCGAACAATCTCAGACGCAGATCTCATTATAGTCCTTCAAGAAGGTAAAGTAGCCGAACAAGGATCGCACGAACAGTTGATGAACATCGACGGAGGGGTGTATCAGAGATTGTGGCAGGCTCAGTTGACTGAGAGTATACAGAGTAAAGATGAGGAaaagggagaggaaagggaggaatTAGAGGTAATTGATAAGAACAAGTCGAATGCTTGA